The following proteins come from a genomic window of Campylobacter concisus:
- a CDS encoding restriction endonuclease — MLPSYKDMMLPILEFVAQRKEANRAEISKFIIEYFKLSDDEILQKIKSGTFTYISRTGWALSYLATTAQVKSKPEKVPLQKVGRSLFAITNFGKELVSSKDKKSKFLSWYDEIYKQEISQEEKEATENTPDDNIDEALCKIKEELKSEILSSILEKEPRFFEYLVTKLLEKMNYGAGNLTNKGPDGGIDGIIDEDELGLSKIYIQAKRYKDGSNIRRPEIQQFIGAISNKNTKKGVFITTAKFTKEAENFAKDNQKF, encoded by the coding sequence ATGTTACCAAGCTATAAAGATATGATGCTACCTATTTTAGAATTTGTTGCGCAAAGGAAAGAGGCAAATAGAGCTGAAATTTCTAAATTTATAATTGAATATTTCAAATTATCAGATGATGAAATTTTACAAAAAATAAAAAGTGGAACTTTTACATATATAAGCAGGACGGGCTGGGCTTTATCCTATCTGGCTACAACAGCTCAAGTAAAATCAAAGCCAGAAAAAGTGCCGCTTCAAAAAGTTGGCAGAAGTCTATTTGCCATAACAAATTTTGGCAAAGAGCTAGTAAGTAGCAAGGATAAAAAGAGCAAATTTCTCTCTTGGTACGATGAAATTTACAAGCAAGAGATAAGTCAAGAGGAAAAAGAGGCTACAGAAAATACCCCAGATGACAATATAGATGAAGCGCTTTGCAAGATAAAAGAAGAGCTAAAGAGTGAAATTTTATCTAGCATTTTAGAAAAAGAGCCAAGATTTTTTGAATACCTTGTAACAAAGCTACTTGAAAAGATGAATTATGGAGCTGGAAATCTCACAAACAAAGGCCCGGACGGCGGGATAGATGGCATCATAGACGAAGATGAACTTGGACTTTCTAAAATTTATATCCAAGCAAAAAGATACAAAGACGGCAGTAATATCCGTAGGCCAGAAATTCAGCAGTTTATCGGCGCCATTTCAAATAAAAATACTAAAAAAGGCGTCTTTATCACTACGGCAAAATTTACCAAAGAAGCTGAAAATTTCGCCAAAGATAATCAAAAATTTTAG
- a CDS encoding phosphatidate cytidylyltransferase: MQSRIITGVLMFVAILVVFFIDNYILNFILLGAVLYFAFNESLKLYNIDHKQLVFATLAFYVLTYFTNPIFIAILAIMLVASILAHIKSENLKLVAPFVYPTTPIFMMWMLYSEYGVGYLVWLILSVVASDSGAFFIGKMFGKHPLSPSSPNKTIEGAAGGVAIGTVIGCIVGNFVTEGFFQILFSSFLVCVFAVWGDLFESYLKRLCGVKDSGSLFPGHGGMLDRIDGYLFGVVALLWSLSW, translated from the coding sequence ATGCAATCTCGCATAATCACTGGCGTTTTGATGTTTGTTGCTATTTTAGTAGTTTTTTTTATTGATAATTATATTTTAAATTTTATCTTGCTCGGCGCTGTGCTTTATTTTGCATTTAATGAGTCGCTCAAGCTTTATAATATCGATCACAAACAGCTAGTTTTTGCCACACTTGCTTTTTACGTGCTTACATATTTTACAAATCCAATATTCATAGCGATCCTTGCTATCATGCTAGTTGCTTCGATCCTGGCTCACATAAAAAGTGAAAATTTAAAGCTAGTCGCACCTTTTGTATATCCGACCACGCCGATCTTTATGATGTGGATGCTTTACTCAGAGTATGGCGTAGGCTATCTTGTATGGCTTATTTTAAGCGTAGTTGCAAGCGATAGTGGTGCATTTTTTATTGGCAAAATGTTTGGCAAACATCCACTTAGCCCAAGCTCACCAAACAAAACAATAGAAGGCGCAGCAGGCGGCGTAGCAATAGGCACTGTGATTGGTTGCATCGTTGGAAATTTTGTCACCGAAGGATTTTTCCAAATTTTATTCTCAAGCTTTTTGGTCTGCGTGTTTGCAGTTTGGGGAGATCTGTTTGAGAGTTACTTAAAAAGACTTTGCGGCGTCAAAGATAGTGGTTCGCTCTTCCCAGGACACGGTGGCATGCTTGATAGGATAGATGGCTATTTATTTGGCGTAGTTGCCCTACTTTGGTCGCTCTCGTGGTAA
- the dxr gene encoding 1-deoxy-D-xylulose-5-phosphate reductoisomerase: protein MVALVVILGSTGSIGKNALNLCEKFGVEVEALSCAKNVDLLNEQILKFKPKFVCVGDEKLAKNVKNIEAKNIFFGEAGLLEMLEISSSKKVINALVGFAGLAPSLKTQALGKRLALANKESLVVGGKFLKTREILPIDSEHFGLKFLLENKTAPKRLIITASGGAFYKKPIKFLKDATPSDALKHPNWDMGAKITIDSATMANKLFEVMEAYWLYGIKEIEAVIEPTSAIHAVVEFIDGSSTMHLSRPNMKLAIAHAMFENINENIVSHANLLDLKNIKFHKISLKKYPIFSLKDEVLANPDLGVVINAANEVGVFSFLEKKCSFLDISRLVLSSVKNFRNIKISNIDEIFEADKEVRNYAKRMLNAKV, encoded by the coding sequence TTGGTCGCTCTCGTGGTAATACTTGGCTCAACTGGTTCAATCGGTAAAAACGCCCTTAATCTTTGCGAAAAATTTGGCGTAGAGGTTGAGGCGTTAAGTTGCGCTAAAAATGTAGATTTGCTAAATGAGCAAATCTTAAAATTTAAACCAAAATTTGTCTGCGTAGGCGATGAAAAGCTAGCTAAAAATGTAAAAAACATAGAAGCTAAAAATATATTTTTTGGTGAGGCTGGACTGCTAGAAATGCTAGAAATTTCAAGCTCAAAAAAGGTGATAAACGCCCTTGTTGGCTTTGCCGGTCTTGCTCCTAGTCTAAAGACACAAGCTCTTGGCAAAAGGCTTGCGCTTGCAAACAAAGAGAGCCTTGTTGTTGGCGGCAAATTTCTAAAGACTAGAGAAATTTTACCAATAGACAGCGAGCATTTTGGGCTTAAATTTCTACTTGAAAATAAAACTGCACCAAAAAGACTCATCATCACAGCAAGTGGCGGCGCATTTTATAAAAAGCCGATCAAATTTCTAAAAGACGCCACACCAAGTGATGCTTTGAAGCATCCAAACTGGGATATGGGCGCAAAGATCACTATTGATAGTGCGACGATGGCAAATAAGCTTTTTGAGGTGATGGAAGCTTACTGGCTTTATGGCATCAAGGAGATCGAGGCTGTGATAGAGCCAACTTCTGCGATACATGCCGTAGTTGAATTTATAGACGGCTCAAGCACGATGCACCTCTCGCGACCTAACATGAAACTAGCTATCGCTCATGCTATGTTTGAAAATATCAATGAAAATATTGTCTCACACGCAAATTTACTTGATCTAAAAAATATAAAATTTCATAAAATCAGCCTTAAAAAATATCCCATTTTTTCGCTAAAAGATGAGGTCCTAGCAAACCCTGATCTAGGTGTAGTGATAAATGCTGCAAATGAGGTTGGAGTGTTTAGCTTTTTAGAGAAAAAATGCTCGTTTTTGGATATCTCAAGGCTCGTTTTAAGCTCTGTTAAAAATTTTAGAAATATTAAAATTTCAAATATTGATGAAATTTTTGAAGCTGATAAAGAAGTTAGAAATTACGCAAAAAGGATGTTAAATGCAAAGGTATGA
- a CDS encoding uracil-xanthine permease family protein: MQRYEGYKFDPKQSLIGVQFLFVAFGALVLVPILTGLDANVALFTAGLGTLLFQLITRKNVPPIFLASSFAFIAPLQYGIEKWGIAVTMGGVIFAGFFYVVLSLVVRFGGEKILHKILPPVVVGPVIMTIGLILAPNAVKMAISATEIYTQNEAMIVAGISLVATILVMMLGRGMFRLIPILLGIITGYIVAYCFGMVDFTPIFNAPWFRMPNFTTPKFEFEAIIYMIPIAIAPAIEHIGDMLAISNVTKEDFLKNPGLKNTLLGDGLATSLAAFFGGPPNTTYSEVTGAVSLTKAYNPAIMTFAAITAIVLAFVGKLGAVLSTIPAPVIGGIMLLLFGIIASVGMETLIKNKVDLADPRNMIIVALIFIFAIGGMVLDLGAVKFSGIGLGAVTGIVLNLLLPKTKHYEGY; this comes from the coding sequence ATGCAAAGGTATGAGGGTTATAAATTTGATCCCAAGCAAAGCTTAATCGGCGTTCAGTTTTTATTTGTCGCCTTTGGTGCACTGGTATTAGTGCCGATACTTACGGGACTAGATGCAAATGTAGCTCTCTTTACAGCCGGTCTTGGCACGCTACTTTTTCAGCTAATCACTAGAAAAAATGTTCCGCCTATTTTTTTAGCAAGCTCCTTTGCTTTTATCGCGCCACTTCAGTACGGTATCGAAAAATGGGGCATAGCCGTGACGATGGGGGGCGTTATATTTGCTGGATTTTTCTACGTTGTTTTAAGCCTCGTGGTCCGATTTGGCGGAGAGAAAATTTTGCATAAAATTTTGCCTCCAGTTGTCGTTGGGCCGGTCATCATGACAATAGGCCTAATCCTTGCTCCAAATGCCGTCAAAATGGCAATATCAGCCACTGAAATTTATACACAAAATGAGGCGATGATCGTCGCTGGCATTTCGCTAGTGGCTACTATTTTAGTGATGATGCTTGGACGTGGCATGTTTAGGCTTATACCTATTTTGCTTGGTATTATCACCGGATACATCGTAGCTTACTGCTTTGGCATGGTTGATTTTACCCCTATCTTTAATGCACCTTGGTTTAGAATGCCAAATTTCACTACACCAAAATTTGAGTTTGAAGCGATAATTTATATGATACCTATTGCTATCGCTCCAGCGATCGAACATATAGGCGATATGCTTGCTATATCAAATGTCACAAAAGAGGATTTTCTAAAAAATCCAGGCCTTAAAAATACGCTCCTTGGAGATGGACTTGCTACTTCGCTTGCTGCTTTTTTTGGTGGCCCGCCAAACACTACATACTCAGAGGTCACAGGCGCAGTTAGCCTTACAAAGGCTTATAATCCAGCGATTATGACCTTTGCAGCGATCACTGCCATCGTGCTAGCTTTTGTTGGCAAGCTAGGAGCTGTACTCTCAACTATCCCAGCCCCAGTCATCGGTGGTATCATGCTGCTACTTTTTGGCATCATCGCAAGCGTTGGTATGGAGACGCTTATAAAAAATAAAGTCGATCTTGCAGACCCTAGAAACATGATAATCGTAGCCCTCATCTTCATCTTTGCCATCGGCGGCATGGTGCTTGACCTTGGTGCGGTGAAATTTTCAGGTATAGGGCTTGGCGCGGTTACTGGCATAGTTTTAAATTTGCTTTTACCAAAGACAAAGCATTACGAAGGATATTAA
- a CDS encoding M99 family carboxypeptidase catalytic domain-containing protein produces the protein MRKFLLFLLTFATASLANTLDYVLIKKGEPSENTMLLIGGIQGDEPGGFLAASIVATDYNITKGSLWVVPNLNFPSIIERSRGTKGDMNRKFAHVDKNDPDYNSVMKIKDVITDKNVTLILNLHDGSGYYRDKFINKDENPDKWGNTCIIDQSTLPGSKYPELENIASSVKDVLNKHLIDQKHQYHIKNTHTAMGDKEMLKSLTYYAITQNKSAFANEASKNLNAEQRTYYHLIAIEEYMKKAGISFTRPFNLDVKSVKKAIEKEIRLELENSYAISLKNLKPLINFVPLKKGELNYSSPNPLIAVIKENGSFKVQYGNRFVTRLKPQYFEFTKPLEEILLISDGSELALKSGDKFSVKKSFKIKSLKNVRVNVIGYGTKSIDESEQEVTKNSLNKSYSIDKDGKIYRVEFYKNEDGKEKFAGMILAEFK, from the coding sequence ATGCGTAAATTTTTACTTTTTTTACTAACCTTTGCCACTGCTAGTTTAGCTAATACTTTAGACTATGTGCTCATCAAAAAAGGTGAACCAAGCGAAAACACGATGTTGTTAATCGGCGGTATTCAAGGCGATGAGCCGGGTGGATTTTTGGCAGCCTCTATCGTGGCAACTGACTATAACATCACAAAAGGCTCGCTTTGGGTCGTGCCAAATTTAAATTTCCCAAGCATAATCGAGCGAAGTCGTGGCACAAAAGGCGATATGAATAGAAAATTTGCCCATGTTGATAAAAACGATCCTGATTACAACTCAGTAATGAAGATAAAAGATGTCATCACCGATAAAAACGTCACGCTCATCTTAAATTTACACGATGGAAGCGGATATTACAGAGATAAATTTATAAACAAAGATGAAAATCCAGATAAATGGGGCAATACTTGCATCATTGATCAAAGCACACTTCCTGGTTCAAAATACCCAGAGCTTGAAAACATTGCTTCAAGCGTAAAAGACGTGCTAAACAAGCATCTAATAGATCAAAAACACCAGTATCACATCAAAAACACGCACACTGCGATGGGTGATAAAGAGATGCTAAAAAGCCTAACTTACTATGCTATCACGCAAAATAAATCAGCCTTTGCAAACGAAGCTAGTAAAAATTTAAACGCTGAGCAAAGGACTTATTACCATCTAATCGCTATTGAAGAATATATGAAAAAGGCTGGCATTAGCTTTACTAGGCCGTTTAATCTTGATGTTAAAAGCGTAAAAAAGGCGATCGAAAAAGAGATCAGACTCGAGCTTGAAAATTCATACGCGATAAGTCTTAAAAATCTAAAACCTTTAATAAATTTTGTCCCACTTAAAAAAGGTGAGTTAAACTATAGCTCACCAAATCCGCTAATAGCCGTCATAAAAGAAAATGGTAGCTTCAAAGTGCAGTACGGCAACCGCTTTGTTACTAGATTAAAACCACAATATTTTGAGTTTACAAAGCCACTTGAGGAAATTTTACTAATAAGTGACGGCAGCGAGCTTGCATTAAAAAGTGGCGATAAATTTAGCGTGAAAAAGAGCTTTAAAATAAAATCACTCAAAAACGTGCGCGTAAATGTCATAGGATACGGCACAAAAAGCATAGATGAGAGCGAGCAAGAAGTAACTAAAAATAGCCTAAATAAAAGCTATAGCATCGATAAAGACGGCAAAATTTATAGAGTCGAGTTTTATAAAAACGAAGATGGCAAAGAGAAATTTGCTGGCATGATCTTAGCGGAGTTTAAATGA
- the tsaD gene encoding tRNA (adenosine(37)-N6)-threonylcarbamoyltransferase complex transferase subunit TsaD, producing MILGIESSCDDSSVALIDERTLEKIYYKKISQEEEHAIFGGVVPELAARLHTKALPALLEDILPNFKEIKAIAVTNEPGLSVSLIGGVSMAKALSVALNIPLIAVNHLVGHIYSLFLDCEATFPLGVLLVSGGHTMILEIDENGEITELASTSDDSFGESFDKVAKMLDLGYPGGAVVQQNALLCKDKERFHFTIPLLHDKRLEYSFSGLKNQVRVEISKLENITQKDIADICYAFENTACEHILNKLEKVFCLRNFKRFGVVGGASANLNLRKRLETLCQKNECELLLAPLEFCSDNALMIARAGREKYLKGEFVNHSELNINPRVSFKKLELN from the coding sequence ATGATACTTGGTATCGAAAGTAGCTGCGATGATAGCTCGGTCGCACTAATAGATGAACGCACTTTAGAGAAAATTTATTATAAAAAAATTTCTCAAGAGGAGGAGCACGCTATCTTTGGTGGCGTGGTTCCTGAGCTTGCAGCTAGGCTTCATACAAAGGCACTGCCAGCACTTTTAGAGGATATCTTGCCAAATTTTAAAGAAATAAAAGCGATCGCTGTAACAAATGAGCCGGGTCTTAGTGTGAGCCTAATAGGTGGCGTCAGCATGGCAAAAGCATTAAGCGTTGCTCTTAATATCCCGCTAATTGCCGTAAATCATTTAGTTGGTCACATCTACTCACTATTTTTAGATTGCGAAGCCACCTTTCCACTTGGCGTCCTGCTAGTAAGTGGTGGGCATACGATGATCCTAGAGATTGACGAAAATGGTGAAATCACTGAGCTAGCAAGCACTAGCGATGATAGCTTTGGTGAGAGCTTTGACAAGGTTGCTAAAATGCTTGATCTTGGCTATCCAGGCGGTGCCGTAGTTCAGCAAAATGCCCTACTTTGCAAAGACAAAGAGAGGTTTCATTTTACCATTCCACTTCTTCACGATAAACGTCTTGAATATAGTTTTTCAGGGCTTAAAAACCAAGTCAGAGTTGAAATTTCAAAGCTAGAAAATATCACACAAAAGGATATCGCTGACATCTGCTACGCATTTGAAAATACAGCCTGTGAGCACATTTTAAACAAGCTTGAAAAGGTCTTTTGTTTAAGAAATTTCAAGCGTTTTGGCGTAGTTGGCGGCGCAAGTGCAAATCTAAATTTACGAAAAAGACTTGAAACGCTTTGCCAAAAAAATGAGTGCGAGCTTTTACTAGCTCCACTTGAGTTTTGCTCTGATAACGCACTGATGATAGCAAGAGCTGGACGTGAGAAGTACTTAAAAGGCGAGTTTGTAAACCATAGCGAGCTAAATATAAATCCAAGAGTTAGCTTTAAAAAGCTTGAGTTAAATTAA
- a CDS encoding dynamin family protein, which produces MDKFLNHAWHLNKIYANTDASVPFYPDLLALLLSCDEKNLDEFMALAEFRTILKKLGVGLDIFSIQSAQLATLKALNEAKISSDELITRLQKLRDEKIISHEKFDFLIKFISKNSNQNKAENSNVKPKDHFHKSLDFLNEINEKASMLDEDKEFLLALKNAKKRSNETLFNIAVSGIINSGKSTLLNALLNKFILGTSNVPETINLTILKHASNSHAKVNFYSPDELEKLGLSSKNLLANSVEISLDEIKNYTSSSSKTANLVKSVELYDDLELLRDNVCIIDTPGIDDAIVLREQITTNFMKECDLLAHLMNASQSATQKDALFLKKCLENSHIVRVAIVLTHADELDAKGINETLNYVKKAIGEQINDIKIDYFALSAKAYLDGALNSGVPEFKEYLYDVLFGKDSKKSALILNSYQKELQNILKTKLEATKAEILELKAFGLELEALQNEQANIKNSLNENFTKLERLLESELKKLDDKNAKDIYKMGLEALLQNLNEKIKSEITYCKNKRENLNLKRLTQIAKTTLCDGVAALMREARNETLVQIKSCEQNIALSFDGFKVSENKIFSINDFLKQMGVELDFSELLDELEAKILSKNEPDEALLSLRQNLLNNKSISQFCEMLAEHEKKLLKERVKVYEMSQKEALNQRLLVLNKKLNELNLQNQSSISKLKQKTSLQDEFYSLLEDIKNV; this is translated from the coding sequence ATGGACAAGTTTTTAAATCACGCTTGGCATTTAAATAAAATTTACGCCAATACCGATGCGAGCGTGCCTTTTTACCCAGATCTACTGGCGCTTCTTTTATCTTGTGATGAGAAAAATTTAGATGAGTTTATGGCTCTTGCCGAGTTTAGAACTATCTTAAAAAAGTTAGGCGTTGGACTTGATATCTTTAGCATACAAAGTGCACAGCTAGCCACACTAAAAGCACTAAATGAGGCAAAAATTTCAAGTGATGAACTCATAACCCGCTTACAAAAGCTACGTGATGAAAAGATAATTAGCCATGAAAAATTTGATTTTTTAATAAAATTTATAAGCAAAAACTCAAATCAAAATAAGGCTGAAAATTCTAATGTAAAGCCAAAAGATCATTTTCACAAGAGCTTGGATTTTCTAAACGAGATAAATGAAAAAGCAAGCATGCTTGATGAAGATAAAGAATTTTTACTAGCTTTGAAAAATGCCAAGAAAAGATCAAATGAAACGCTTTTTAATATCGCAGTAAGCGGTATCATAAACTCTGGCAAATCAACGCTTTTAAATGCGCTTTTAAATAAATTCATCCTTGGCACTTCAAATGTGCCTGAGACCATAAATTTAACCATCTTAAAGCACGCATCAAATAGCCATGCAAAGGTAAATTTTTATAGCCCAGACGAGCTAGAAAAGCTTGGACTTTCAAGCAAAAATTTACTAGCTAATAGCGTAGAGATCAGCCTAGATGAGATAAAAAACTATACATCTTCAAGCTCAAAAACGGCAAATCTCGTAAAAAGCGTTGAGCTTTATGATGACTTGGAGCTTTTAAGAGATAATGTCTGCATTATAGACACTCCGGGCATAGATGATGCGATCGTTTTAAGAGAGCAAATAACTACAAATTTTATGAAAGAGTGCGACCTTTTAGCACATCTCATGAATGCTTCGCAAAGTGCAACGCAAAAAGACGCACTATTTTTGAAAAAATGCCTTGAAAACTCGCACATCGTAAGAGTTGCTATCGTGCTAACTCACGCTGACGAGTTAGACGCAAAGGGTATTAATGAAACTCTTAACTACGTAAAAAAGGCGATCGGCGAGCAGATAAATGATATCAAGATAGATTATTTTGCCCTTAGTGCAAAGGCTTATCTTGATGGCGCTTTAAATAGTGGCGTGCCGGAGTTTAAAGAGTATCTTTATGATGTGCTTTTTGGTAAAGACTCTAAAAAATCAGCTCTAATTTTAAACTCATATCAAAAAGAATTGCAAAATATTTTAAAAACAAAACTAGAAGCCACAAAGGCTGAAATTTTAGAGCTTAAAGCATTTGGTTTAGAGCTAGAAGCTTTGCAAAACGAGCAAGCAAATATCAAAAATTCTCTTAATGAAAATTTCACAAAACTTGAAAGGCTTTTAGAAAGCGAGCTAAAAAAACTCGATGATAAAAATGCAAAAGATATCTATAAAATGGGTCTTGAAGCATTACTTCAAAATCTAAATGAAAAGATTAAGAGCGAGATCACTTACTGCAAAAATAAAAGAGAAAATTTAAATCTAAAACGTCTTACACAAATAGCAAAAACTACACTTTGTGACGGAGTTGCGGCACTCATGAGAGAGGCTAGAAATGAAACTTTGGTGCAGATAAAGTCATGCGAGCAAAATATCGCTTTAAGTTTTGATGGCTTTAAGGTGAGTGAAAATAAAATTTTTAGTATAAATGACTTTTTAAAGCAAATGGGCGTAGAGCTTGATTTTAGCGAGCTTTTAGATGAGCTTGAAGCTAAAATTTTAAGCAAAAATGAGCCAGATGAGGCGCTTTTAAGTTTAAGACAAAATTTACTTAACAATAAAAGCATATCGCAGTTTTGTGAGATGCTAGCAGAACATGAAAAAAAGCTGTTAAAAGAGCGAGTAAAGGTTTATGAAATGAGTCAAAAAGAGGCTTTGAACCAAAGACTTTTAGTTCTCAATAAAAAACTTAATGAACTAAATTTACAAAATCAAAGCTCAATTTCAAAGCTTAAACAAAAAACTTCCTTGCAAGATGAATTTTACTCACTTTTAGAGGATATAAAAAATGTTTAA
- a CDS encoding dynamin family protein — translation MFNEFINAYKARYFKVFTNDFRGELARFVNDLNDPSLHISDQIKESLNLLIDTLNEPPLIAVIGQFSSGKSTFLNALLGQDVLPSGLTPVTAKAVRLKFAKMPLLSVKFINGSESLLASSDLAELNKLGEQVSSMTLYAPSEILKEINFIDTPGLNSLRDADTKETKNTLKKVSGAIWLSLANNAAKASELESIKEILKANDLKAICLINQKDKLSEEELESLLKHAGQTYGELFEDIIAISSKQALLGITNNDKSLLEASNFNEALKAIKECFLDKSFKENFIKARAKKIVKLLTNEQEKHLEIYDNARFILDEFSGSLDGRLEAIKEEFKPKIALRYSQMSEVIKLAANEVFKLLKPFSKTKFNASKTLLNKEIYKRENFEVISLDSDEVFSKLIYEDVVFNKFFKRYKKDLKELENAITSAFNELYKNLEDKFLIYKSRYENYASFDDQALAYETKSINTYAGRTYEDFLREYETAKFKAIQKVSLFFEKLDIKLASNYENALKLAVYFIKQKIEKTLESHLQMNTPLYIPSAKDVYERMLDAFSLYEFEALMCSNSSFLNKILLDIKSDFNEIYTLKIAMLDGLKARVKEQISKIEELCENSLLLR, via the coding sequence ATGTTTAATGAGTTTATAAATGCCTACAAAGCGAGATACTTTAAGGTTTTTACAAATGATTTTAGGGGCGAACTAGCTAGGTTTGTAAATGATCTAAACGATCCTAGCTTGCATATAAGCGATCAGATAAAAGAGAGCTTAAATTTACTAATAGACACTCTAAATGAACCACCGCTAATAGCTGTTATCGGTCAATTTTCAAGTGGAAAATCAACATTTTTAAACGCACTGCTTGGCCAAGATGTCTTGCCATCAGGACTAACCCCAGTCACCGCAAAGGCTGTGAGGCTAAAATTTGCAAAGATGCCACTTCTAAGCGTGAAATTTATAAACGGTAGCGAAAGCCTGCTAGCAAGTAGCGATCTAGCCGAGCTAAATAAGTTAGGCGAGCAAGTTTCTAGTATGACGCTTTATGCGCCAAGTGAAATTTTAAAAGAGATAAATTTCATCGATACTCCTGGCCTAAACTCGCTAAGAGATGCTGACACAAAAGAGACAAAAAATACGCTAAAAAAGGTTAGTGGTGCAATATGGCTAAGCCTTGCAAATAATGCCGCAAAGGCAAGCGAGCTTGAAAGTATCAAAGAAATTTTAAAAGCCAATGATCTAAAAGCGATCTGCCTAATCAACCAAAAAGACAAGCTAAGTGAGGAAGAGCTTGAAAGTTTGCTAAAGCACGCTGGGCAAACTTATGGCGAGCTTTTTGAGGATATCATCGCTATCTCATCAAAGCAAGCACTCCTTGGCATCACAAATAATGACAAAAGCCTACTTGAAGCTTCAAATTTTAACGAAGCTCTAAAGGCTATTAAAGAGTGCTTTTTAGACAAGAGCTTTAAAGAAAATTTCATAAAAGCAAGGGCAAAAAAGATCGTAAAACTCCTAACTAACGAGCAAGAAAAACATCTAGAAATTTATGATAATGCGCGGTTTATTTTAGATGAATTTAGTGGCTCATTAGATGGGAGGCTGGAGGCGATAAAAGAGGAGTTTAAACCAAAGATCGCTTTAAGATATAGTCAAATGAGTGAAGTCATAAAACTTGCTGCCAATGAAGTATTTAAGCTACTTAAGCCTTTTTCAAAGACGAAATTTAACGCTTCAAAGACGCTTTTAAATAAAGAAATTTACAAGCGTGAAAATTTTGAGGTAATAAGTCTTGATAGCGACGAAGTCTTTTCAAAACTTATCTACGAAGATGTGGTTTTTAATAAATTTTTTAAACGCTACAAAAAAGATCTAAAAGAGCTAGAAAATGCAATAACTTCAGCATTTAATGAGCTTTATAAAAATTTAGAGGATAAATTTTTAATATACAAATCTCGCTATGAAAATTACGCTAGCTTTGATGATCAAGCCTTGGCTTACGAAACAAAATCCATAAATACCTATGCCGGACGGACATATGAAGATTTTTTAAGAGAGTATGAAACGGCTAAATTTAAGGCTATACAAAAGGTCTCTTTGTTTTTTGAAAAGCTTGATATAAAGCTAGCCTCAAACTATGAAAACGCGCTCAAACTCGCGGTTTATTTTATAAAACAAAAGATAGAAAAGACGCTAGAGTCGCATCTGCAGATGAATACGCCACTTTATATTCCAAGTGCAAAAGACGTCTATGAGCGTATGCTTGATGCGTTTAGCCTTTATGAGTTTGAAGCTTTAATGTGCTCAAATAGCTCGTTTTTAAATAAAATTTTGCTTGATATAAAAAGCGATTTTAATGAAATTTATACTTTAAAAATAGCAATGCTTGATGGCTTAAAAGCAAGAGTTAAAGAGCAAATTTCAAAGATTGAAGAGCTTTGTGAAAATTCATTGTTATTAAGATAA